A stretch of DNA from Paenibacillus sp. FSL W8-0186:
TCTGAAGGTGAGCGGTGTCACGTCATCCAGCGTAACCTTAACCTGGTCGGCATCTTCGGACAACGTAGGGGTAACCGGATATGATGTATATCAAGGATCATCTGTGGTTCTTTCTGTAACAGGAACTACAGCTACGGTTACAGGACTTGCAGCCAGTACAGCTTATTCCTTTAAGGTGGTAGCCAAGGATGCAGCCGGAAATCGCTCCCCGGCAAGTGCGACCGTAAATGCAACGACGGCTGCAGGAAATGGAGGAGGAGGAGGCCAGCTTCCAAAGCATACTCTGACAGGGTATTGGCATAATTTTATTAATAACTCTAGCAATTTAAGAGTAAGAGATGTGCCAAGCCAATACGATATCATTGTATTATCGTTTGCTGATATGGATCCTTCTAAGCCGGGCGGAGTTACTTTTAGTGTGAATCCCTCGTTGTCGTCGGCTCTGGGCGGATATTCGAATGCGGATCTGATTGCAGATATCCAGGCAAAACGCGCGCAAGGGAAGAAGGTCATCATATCCATTGGCGGTGAGCAGGGCAATATTAATTTGAATAACGCTTCGCCTAACGTTACGAATTTTGTGGAAAGCATGTATGGCATCATCACTCAATTCGGCCTGGATGGCGTGGATATCGATTTGGAGCATGGCATGAATGTTGCGAATTTAACCAGCGCCATTCGTCAGCTGCAGCAAAGAGTGGGCAGCAACTTTATTTTGACGATGGCTCCGCAGACGATTGACATGCAGAATCAGAATACATCTTATATGCAGCTATATAATAATCTGAAAGATATTACATCCGTCATTAATGTCCAGTATTATAATTCAGGCTGCATGCTGGGGCGCGACGGTAAATGTTACTCGCAAGGCACAGTAGACTTCTTAACGGCTCTTTCCGATTTAACCTTGCAATGGGTAGCGCCCTCCCAATTAGGCATCGGCGTTCCGGCTACGCCGTCAGCGGCAGGCGGGGGATATGTCTCCCCGACGGTCGTGAACAATGCGCTGAACTGCCTGGCGACCGGCAATGGCTGCGGAAGCTATAAACCGGTTGCCAAATACCCGGATATCCGGGGAGCGATGACATGGTCGATCAATTGGGATGCGACGACGAATTATAGTTTAGCAAACACGGTCAAACCTTTTCTGAATACACTTCCTTAATTGAAGATAGAAGCTTGCCCCGGTCAATCGGCCGGGGTTTTGTTCATTTCAAGAAAGAGCACGAGTAAACATCGCTAATTTACACATGATTTATTCTCTAATTATTATGGTGCATGCCAATTGGAAAATGTGATAGATTAGTCATCGTAACCGCTTTCATGCCAAGATATGTAATTTTTAAAAAAGAGTAAAGGAGAATTCAGATGAAAAAACGTAGAAGCAGTAAAGTTATTCTTTCGTTGGCCATCGTTGTTGCATTATTGGCAGCCGTCGTTCCTAATGCCGCTTTAGCAGCGGCTCCACCAAGTGCCATGCAGTCCTATGTTGAAGCGATGCAGCCTGGCTGGAACCTTGGCAATTCTCTGGATGCTGTCGGTGCGGATGAGACGGCATGGGGCAATCCGCGGATCACGAAAGAGCTCATTCAGAACATCGCTGCGCAAGGCTATAAGAGCATACGGATTCCTGTTACCTGGGATTCCCATATCGGCGCGGCCCCAAATTATCAAATTGAAGCCGCGTACCTCAATCGAGTGCAGGAGGTCGTACAGTGGGCTTTGGACGCGAACCTCTATGTGATGATTAATGTCCATCATGATTCCTGGCTATGGATCAGCAAAATGGAGTCGCAGCACGATCAAGTACTGGCCCGTTATAATGCGATTTGGACGCAAATTGCCAACAAGTTCAAGAACAGCCCGAGCAAGCTGATGTTCGAGAGCGTGAATGAGCCTCGCTTTACGGATGGCGGAACTACGGATGAAGCCAAGCAGCAAAAAATGCTGGACGAGCTGAACGTATCCTTTTTCAACATCGTCAGAAATTCCGGCGGCCAGAACGCGACTCGCCCGCTAGTTCTCTCTACGTTGGAGGCCTCTCCCACCCAAGAGAGAATGACGGCGCTTTATAATACGATGACCAAACTGAACGACAAGAATCTGATCGCAACCGTTCATTTTTATGGATTCTGGCCGTTTAGCGTAAATATCGCAGGATATACGAAATTTGATGCGGAGACGCAAAATGATATTATAACGACCTTCGATAACGTGTATAACACATTTGTAGCAAAGGGAATCCCGGTGGTAGTCGGCGAATATGGCCTGCTTGGATTCGATAAGAATACCGGCGTCATTGAACAGGGTGAGAAATTGAAATTTTTCGAGTTTTTTGCCCAGTATGTGAAGCAAAAAAGCATTTCCACTATGCTGTGGGATAACGGACAGCACTTCAACCGCACGAGCTTCAAGTGGTCTGACCCGGATCTATTCAATATGATCAAGGCCAGTTGGACCGGACGTTCATCCACGGCTTCCAGCGACCTGATCCATGTCAAGCAGGGCACGGCGGTAAAAGATACTTCGGTTCAGCTCAATCTTAACGGGAATACGCTAACTTCCCTTTCCGTAAATGGAACGACACTGAAATCAGGCACTGATTACACTTTAAACGGCAGCACATTAACTTTTAAAGCGAGCCAGTTGACCAAGCTGACCTCCTCGGGCAAATTGGGGGTCAACGCGACGATCGTGGCTAAATTCAATAGAGGCGCCGACTGGAAGTTCAACGTAGTCCTGTACAATACGCCTAAGCTTAGCAGTACGACGGGGACTACTTCTTCCTTTGCGATTCCAACGGCTTTCAACGGGGATCAGCTTGCTACGATGGAAGCGGTCTATGTAAACGGCGGCAATGCCGGTCCGCATAACTGGACTTCCTTTAAGGAATTCGAAACGACGTTCAGCCCCGCCTATAGCGAGGGGAAAATCAAACTGCAGCAGGCGTTCTTTAATGAAGTGAACGATGCCACAGTCACGCTCAAGTTCCACTTTTGGAGCGGGGAGATCGTCAACTACACGATTAAAAAGAGCGGTTTGACGGTGACGGGTACGGCTTCATAAGCGAGTTTGGCAAAAAAGGACCGATATACTGCCTAATTTGGTATGGCCTTAGTTGAAAGTAATTGCTTCGAATAAACAGAAATAAAGCCCCGGCCAGCTGGCCGGGGCTTTATGCGTTTAGGAAGTATAAACGAATCATCAGCAATTTATTTAGCTCGTCTCAGTTCAGCAATATCGGCTTCATGTGAAACGGAGCGGATGGACAATCTTTCGAGCAATTTCTCATGCTCCTGCTGGGTTTGGAGAACGGTTTGCTGATTAGTTTTAAGTACAGATATATCCTCACGGACTTGATTCATGTGGTCCGTTAGTTCTTCTACCTTTGTATTTGTGGCAGCAACGATATGAATTAATTGTTGAATGTGCCCGCCATGACTGTTTAGCTGCTCATTGTGGCTTTGTAACTGTCCTCGGATTTCTTTGAATTCTTGGTCGTGCTCATTAAGCTTTCCTCGAATTTCCTTGAGCTGTTTATTGATCTCTTTGAATTGCTGGTGGTGGTTACTTAGTTGCTTGTTTTGGCTATTTAGCTGCTCGCCTTGGCTGGCTTGTACTGCTTTGATTTCCTTAAGTTCAACTAAGATGAGATCTAGCTTCTGGTCAATCATGAGCTCGCACCTCACTAATTTTTTATCCCCATCTTTTCAGAAAAAATAGAGAACATTTGTTTCTAGAACATTATACTATATTTTTGGTGGGCAGGATATTTCAAAATATTTGAAAAATGAAATCAAATAAAATGAACGATTTGGGTTTCATAACAGTCATAGTTATCGAAAGCGAAGCAAGGAGGTGTGTGAAGGTGAATGACCGCGAGCTGTTTGAGGCTTTCAAGGAACAAGTGTATCGTCTCTGCTACTACATGCTGCAAAATCGCGGAGATGCTGAGGATGTTTGCCAGGAGGTTTTCGTGAAAGCGATCCTTGCCGACAGGTCGCAAATTCGCGAGCTCAGGCCATGGCTCCTCAGAATAGCCGCAAACGAGTGCAACAGCCTGCTAAGAAGACGCAGGAAAGGCTGGACCAAAGAAACGCTAGCATATATTCTCTCCCGTCCGCAAATCTCCAATCCCGTCGAAGAGAGCTATGATCACCGGGAAACAAGGACAGCCTTTCATGGGCTGATCAGCAGTCTGCCGGATAAAATCCGAATCGTCGTCATTCTGCGTTTTGCCAATGAGCTGACGGTCCCGGAAATCTCCAAGGTGATCGAGATCCCGGAAGGAACCGTCAAATCCAGACTCAATCGAGGATTGGGATTGCTGCGAAACAAGCTGGGGCCGATTGAAAAGCAAAAGAAAAAAGGAGAGGATTTGGAATGGAGCAATTCCGTGAACGCCAAATAAAGCAGTATTTGCAGGAAGAACCGCGGCCGAATTACGATGCGATGTGGACGGTGATCGAGCAGGAAGCTAGCAAGCGTAAACTGGAGCAAACGCCGAATAGCTTGGGGAGATCAAGGAAGCGATGGATTTCTGCAGCCGTCATGGCTAGTTGTTTTCTGATCATCGGGGTGCCCGTGTTTGCAAGCGTGGCGCTCAATTGGGACGGTTTAAGCGGCGGGAAAAGCATAACGGCAGCTTTAAACCAGGGGTATGGCCAGCAATATGACAAGCAGGCGCTTAGCGAAGGGGTAACCATGGGACTTCATGGCGTCGTGGCGGACGATAAAAAAATGAAGCTTCTTGTTTCGATGGATCCAGATCCAACTGGTACGGTATTCGATGCTATTGAATTTGAACATATTAAAATTACTGACGCTTCCGGGAAAAGTGTGCTGCTGCAGGGCTATCTCCAATATGATGAACAAAGCGGCAAGCTGCTTGGCATTTATGAAGCGCCGAATGAGCTAAAAGGACGAAAACAATATGTGTTATCTGCTGAGAACCTCGTCTTTTATCAATATGCAGAGGTTCCTCTAAAATCCATCCCTCAGACGGGACAGACAATTCTTACGGACACCAGCCGCTATCCAAGTCTCGACATCGAATCAGTGCAGCGATCGAAGGGACAATTCATTGTCCGCTATAATGTTAAGACTACTGAAGCGAACGCGGAGCACTGGGATCCACATCTGATTCTAAAAACAAACAAGGGAGGAACTGACCAGGGCGTACGGACGATTCTTCCGCATGAAGGTTCTGGATTACTGATCCAGCAGGAGTTTGAGCTTTCTGAGCAGGAATGGACAGAAGCGGAGTTCGATTTCAGCTATCTGCGCGAGGTAAGCCGAGTCAAGGGCAGCTGGCAAATTGATTTTGAAGCGGATGGCAAGAAGGCGGCGGAGGTCCTTTTGTCCCGCAAGCTCCTCAATAACGCTGAGTTTGAGCACATAACGGGAAAAGCCTTGCAGAAGCTGATAATTACACCGCTGGAAATCAGAATCGCCTACCTGGAAGACCAGTCGATGGAACGCATGAAGGAGGGCTCTGTTTGGTATGACACGGTTCGGCTTGAGGTAGACGGCAAAGAGATTGAGGGCGTCTTTTACCTTCTAGGAGATGGGCCGAACAATTATCAGCATGTTTACCAATTCAGTTCCCCGGAGTGGTATAAAGATTGGTCAGATGCTTCGCTTAAATTGATTCTTAAGGATCCGGTCGTTACAAAACGTGATAAATCCAAAAATTGGGTTGAACTTCATCAGCCTAACAAAGAAAAGCAGTATGTGGAGATGAAGGTCGAGGACTTCTATGTAAAATTCACATACTATATGGATGGCAAAGACCTTGTTGTGGAATCGGAATCGGATGATCCGCATTTTAAAGGGATCAGCCAGACGATGCTGCGTGTAGCTGGGGAAGACGTCTACCCTAAAATGGCTCCTTCCGGACCGAACAGTTCGGGCACAAAAGTTGAACGCTACGAAAATCTGAATATATCGGAAACTTTGGAGCTAAATCCGGGATTTTATCGATATTTTGATTCGGCCCGTGACATAGAAATACCATTAATCGAAACGAAATCATGAATATTGCAGCAGCTATAGTCGCAATCTAACAGGGGATGAACATTCGGGAGGGATGAAGGTGAAGCTTCAGAATCAAGTAGCGATCGTAACCGGGGCAGCATCGGGGATGGGAAAACAAATCGCGTTGCTATTTGCGAAAGAGGGCGCGAAAGTGGCTGTGTCTGATTTGAATTTAGATGGGGCAAACGCTACGGTCGAAGAAATTACTTCACAGGACGGAACTGCTTTTGCGATTAAAACGAATGTTGCTGTGGAAGAGGATATTCAAAATCTGGTCGATACCACGGTCAAAACCTATGGAACGGTCGATGTACTGGTTAATAATGCGGGAATTATGGACAATATGGAGCCCGCAGGCGATGTAACAGACGAGCAGTGGGACCGGATTTTTGCCGTAAACACAACTAGCGTCATGCGCACGACTCGTAAGGTGCTGCCGGTTTTCCTTGAGAAGCAGAAGGGAGTCATCGTCAACGTGGCTTCGGTTGGCGGGCTGCAGGGAGCGCGGGCAGGGGTAGCGTATACGGCCTCCAAGCATGCGGTCATCGGGTTTACCAAAAATACGGGCTTCATGTACGCAATGCAAGGGATTCGCTGCAACGCGATTGCTCCGGGTGGAGTAGAAACAAATATCGGCGCTTCGATGACGGGCATAAACCAATTTGGAGCTTCAAGGCAGCAGCTCGGTATGGCCATTAATCCGCGTACGGGAAAAGCCGAGGAAATTGCCAAGATAGCCTTGTTTCTTGCTTCTGAGGATTCCAGCTTCGTAAACGGGACGGTGGTTTCGGCTGACGCAGGCTGGACAGCTTATTGAGTGAAGTGGGTTCCCTAAGATAATACACGTTTGCAAAGAAAACGTTCACGCAGCACGACTTCGGAAATTTTTCGGGGCGTGCTTTTTTGTGTCTATATTCAAGTTGATTCAATTAGAGGAAGTTCGTTCACTCAAAAAATTGAATTGAGTCTTGCTTGTTTTATATAGTAAGCTATTTCAAAAGTTATATCACACACCCGAGGTGCTAATTTATGATGCGTTTTATCCAGTCGAGCATTAGAAATAAATTAATATTGCTGTTATTATTTTCTGTCGTGGTGCCCGTAGCTACCTCTAATATCATTACGTATGTTTATACTAAAAATTCGCTAAAAAATCAGGCCATCGATATTAATAAAAAGTTAATTTCCGAAGGCAGAGAGAATTTATTAAACTATTTGGATACGATTGAAAACTCGACCTTCACACTATATTCTAACGCAACATTGGAGAATATTTTAAATCGGGGCTGGACGGACAATCAAAGTGAATCTTATATTATGACTGCCATGCAGTTGGTATCCCGGTCAGCAGAAGGGATTCATCAGGTTTATTTGAGTGTGGACAGCAATAACCGTTCATATTTACTCTATAAGGATACTTATACAAAAGGATTCACTAATCACCCTCCTATATTGGATGAACAGATTACTCCGTATGTTGCATATGTAGAATCTACGCACGAAAGTCATAATTTTGAGTTGAAGCCAGTTACTTCTGCTGACAGTAAAATGGTCTTTACTATCCATCGGCCTCTTTATATGATTCCATCTACAGAACGGATCGGAATAATCTCCGTAGATGTAAAGCTTGATATTGTTGAGAATTTAGTAGCTAGATTATTTGATAGCAAAAAAGAGGAATTGTATATTTTGGATAAGGAAGGAAGAGTTGTTTACACGTCTGGGGATTCAAAAGTCGGGGAGATTTTGACCGAAGCATGGGCGCAAAATATCGCAATGTCGACCGAAACGTTAGGGAGTCTAGAACTGAAAACTGCCGAGTTTTCAGGAATTACGATATTCTCCAAACTGGAATCATCCATGGTGGATTGGACGATCGTTAAAAGGGTGCCAGACGTTTCTTTATATGCTAACGCTCGTCAATTAGGACTTATCAATTCATGGGTGGCAATTATATTTCTTGTCATAGCTTTAGTGGCCATCGTCGTGGTTTCTGATCGTTTTACAAAACCGATTAAGGAGCTTATTCGTTGGAGCAACGCCATACAGGCTGGTAAGTTGGAGGAGACAATCTCTATTAATCGGATGGATGAGATTGGCAGCTTGGCAAGAAGATTTAAGTCGATGATGCAAACCATCAATGACTTAATCCTTAGGGGATATAAATTGAGTTTAGCCAATAAAACCAATGAGTTGAAAATATTGCAATCACAAATTAATCCTCATTTTATGTATAATTCATTGCAATCGATAGGTGCTCTCGCTTTAGAATATAATGTTCCGAAGGTATATATGTTATTAATGTCGATGGGGCAAATCATGCATTACAGTATGAATTCTAAAGAAACTACAGTGCCCTTAGCGAAGGAAATGGAGTATGTTAACTACTATTTAGTGCTGCAGAAGCAGCGATTTGAAGATGATTTGCATTTTGATATGCATATAGATAATGACACGAAAAATATAACGGTTCCAAAGATGATTGTACAGCCCATTGTGGAGAACTACTTTAAGCATGGGAAGCATAGCTCCGCTCAGGCAGGTCATATTACAATTCATACTTATTTGAATGAAGAGGTTCTTATCATCGTTGTGGAAGATAACGGGGGCGGTATCCCAGAGGAGAGGTTGAACCAGCTACGTCATGAATTATCGCGAATTCAAAATAGTGCAATCGATAGAGCAGAGCATATAGGTCTAATGAATGTATTAAACAGACTGCGGCTATACCATGGTAACCAGGCAGGGCTGGAGTTGAACAACTTAGAAAATGGGGGATTAAAGGTCACTATTCTCATTCCGTTATGGTCGAACGATGAGGAAGAGAGCACAAAATCGTCCACCTAAACACTCAGATAAATCAGTGTAGCTCCCTGATCTTAGGTTTTATACTGGTCATATCAAAGTCATTTCACCGCATATCTGACAAGTCTATAAATAGCTCAAATTTAGTAATCAAATTCATAAATATTCAAATCAACTGGCTAAACTCCTGGAAATATTCCAGGAGTTTAACTGTAAAGAAAAGATTATGCGAATGAGATGGCCTTTGAGTGACACCAGTGATACCTAAAACTATAAGATGGGGGCTGATTTTGGTGATTGATCTTAAAGGAAAACCATTTTATTTAAACGATGACGGTGTGAATTGGGTACAAGACACACTTGCAGGAATGAGTCTTGAAGAGAAGGTCGGGCAATTGTTTTGTGAAATTGTATGGGACAAGCCTGGAATGGATATCGACAGTTTATTCGAGACGATTCAGCCCGGTGGTATTATGTTCAGACCGGATTCGGGAAAAAACATTCAAAGTTCAATCAGATACTTGCAGCAGAAATCAAAAATACCGATGTTGATTGCAGGTAATTTGGAACGTGGCGGCAGTGGAGGCAATGGCGGGCTTAAGGACGGAACTTATTACGGCTCACCAATGCAGGTGGCGGCGACCGATGATGAGGAATGTGGATATAAGCTAGGGCTCGTAGCTTGTCGAGAGGGCGCTGCTGTCGGGATTAATTGGACGTTCGAACCGATTATTGATATTGATATAAATTATAATAATCCGATTACTAATGTTCGCACATTTGGCTCAGATCCTGACAGGATATTAAAGATGGCTAAGGGATATATGAAAGCTGCTTATGAAAATGAGATGGCCGTATCCATCAAGCATTGGCCAGGAGACGGCGTTGATTTCAGGGATCAGCATCTTCTGGCCAGCGTAAATTCAATGTCCGTTCAGGAATGGGATGACACCTTTGGTAAAGTGTATAAGGGGATGATTGACGCTGGAGCTAATACGCTGATGGCTTCTCATATCAAGCTTCCGGCCTATTCCAGGAAATTAAATCCGGAAATTCAGAATAAAGATATTATGCCGGCATCCCTGTCCAGTGAACTTAATAATAAGCTGTTAAGAGAGCAACTAGGGTTTAACGGACTAATTGTTAGTGATGCTACGCAAATGGCGGGATTCACTGTAGCTATGAAACGTGAAGATGCTGTTCCCACAACGATTGCTGCTGGCTGCGATATGTTTTTATTTACGATCAATCATAAAGAAGATGTTGATTACATGTTTAAAGGGATTGAGAGAGGTATTCTCAGCACAGAAAGATTAGACGAGGCGGTTACTCGCATTCTGGCGCTGAAAGCCTCGCTCAAATTACATGAAAAGCAAGCGAGCAATACACTCGTCCCTGATGAGAGCGCCTTAAGTATATTGAAATGTGACGAGCATATACAATGGGCTAAAGAGTGTGCTGATCAGGCAATAACGTTAGTGAAGAACACAGAGGGATTAATTCCGATATCCCCTGAACGCTGTAAAAAAGTTCTTCTTTGTGTTGTCACTAATGAACCAACGGATGATGCCGGTTTTACACCTGAAGCATTGAGATTTAAAACCAGGCTTGAAGAGGCTGGATTTCATGTCGACGATTTTAATGCAGAAAGCATGCCGGGCGGCTTGAGAGGCAATATTAGCATCAAAGAGCTGGGGGAGAAATATGACCTCGTTCTTTATTATGCCAATATGCGTGTGGCCAGCAACCAAACGAGCGTCAGAATTACATGGTCTGACTTTTTGGGTGAAGACGCTCCAAAATACGCAAGGGATATCCCCGTTATTTTTATCTCTACATCAAACCCGTATCATCTTCTGGACGTGCCTATGGTTTCCGCTTATATCAATGCCTACAGTTCTAACACATATGTAGCCGAGGCTTTGGTAGAAAAGTTAACAGGAAAGTCAGAGTTTAAGGGAATTAACCCGGTAGATCCATTCTGCGGACTTTGGGATACAAGACTATAGACGAGAAACGAAGGTACTATTGAGATGATTATCAAAGTATTATCGAAAATGGTTAGTATAACTTTCGGGCTAATGATATTGGCTATGGGGGTTGTAATGTATCTGAAATCTGGATTGGGAGTAGATTCTTTTACCGTATTTTGCGAAGGATTATCTAAGACTTTGGGCGTCTCAATTGGGAGCGCACTACAGATTTTTCTTATGTTGTTAGTTCTGGTTGTATTTTTTATTGATCGGTCGAGGCTGGGAATCGGTACGATTATGCATGCTCTTTTGGTTGGCTTTTTCATAGATTTATTGCTGCGGCTCAATATTCCTTCCCCGCAGAATATTATAATATCCTTTATTGTGCTTCTAATGGGCATTCTTTGTGTTGGAAGCGGCTTGGCAATATATATAAGGGCGGGGATGGGGGCTGGTGCCGTCGATGCCATAATGATGATCGTGTATAAAAAGCTAAACATTAATTTGAAGTGGGCCAAGCTGGGAATTGACAGTGTGCTTGCTGGGACAGGATTTTTAATGGGGGGAAGCTTGGGAATTGGAACTGTTCTAGGAGTACTATTAACAGGCACAATTGTCGAAACCATTCTTAAACTGCTAAATTCGGCCCAACCAAGCTCCCGGGGGAATAATGCACTTTTGTAAAGATAATTGTAATTTTGAATAAGAATTAAAAAGGCGGTTGGCGATGTCGATATTTAAAGCAGCAATTTTTGATTTAGACGGAGTCTTGGTCGATACGGCCAAGTATCATTATTTTGCATGGAAACGTTTGGCTGATACGCTCAACATTACATTTACTGAAGAAGACAACGAACGATTAAAGGGCGTAAACCGAATGAAGTGCCTGGATATTATTCTGGAAATTGGGGGCGTGTCTCTAGGTGCAGAAGTGAAGCTTGAACTGGCAGAGAAAAAGAATAACTGGTACAGAGAGTATATTCATAACATGGATAAATCGGGCTTGCTGGCGGGAGCAGAGGAATATATTCATAAATTGAAGTCCCAAGGAGTACTAACCGCGATAGGCTCGGCCAGTAAAAATGCGAAAGCCATTCTAACCCGGACAGGGATTATTGAGGCTTTTGATGTAATTGTTGATGGGAATATGGTGCAAAATGCCAAACCTGATCCAGAAGTGTTTGTGAAGTGCGCGAATTTACTAAATATTACGTCGGATAAGTGTGTAGTATTTGAAGATTCACAGGCTGGGATTGCGGCAGCTAAGGCAGCAGGGATGAAAACAGTTGGCATAGGTAGTGAGGAAATATTATGCGAAGCTGATTTTATATTTACCAATATGTTGGAGGTAGAGCTCCCGCTATTTTAAAAGTACTGGGTATTCACAATCCATATAAAAGTTAAAGAAGAGGAGCAAAAATCTGCAGCGATGTGGCTGCAGATTCGCTCCTCTTTTTATATGTTCAATCCATTATTGCGTAGATTCGTTGTTACGGTAATCTGTAGGCGATAGTCCAGTAAGCTTTTTAAATACTCGGCTAAAATATTTTTCATCATCATAGCCTACAGCACTGCCAACTTCAGCAATTTTCAAGTGAGGGTTCAATAACAGCACTTTAGCTTTATCTATACGGATTTGACTTACATAATTAACAATTGTAATTCCAAATTCCTGTTTGAATCTGCGCGAAATGTGCTCCCGATTCAAATGAAATTGATTAGCTATATCCGATAGCGAGACATCCTGGTAGTTCTTTCTGATATAGTTTGATATTTCGTGAATGACATTATTACTATTCATTTGATATTTTATTATTTTTATGGAACAAACTATAAGATCATCTATAATATGCTCCTGTAGTTGCTGTAGAGAAAATTTTCTGTTTTGATCAAGTGGAAATGGAAGGTAATCACGCTTCTGATCCGGCTCTAATTCCTCAATATAATTATTTGTGAATTCTTCGATCCACATCTGTTTGGCTAATTGGTATTCCTCAACCCACCACTTATATTGCATAAAAGTAATATGATCCTTTGTATATAAATGATCAATCCATTTCTGAACAGCGGCTCGTATTTGTCCTGTGTTCCCACTGCGCACTGCGAGCCGTAACCCCTCTTTATATTCACCGAAACCAAGGGAGCTAAATTGTGTGCTAAAGGAAGTTTTACCAGAATGAATTCGGGACGAAGATGACATAAGTAAATTGCAATGCTTTA
This window harbors:
- a CDS encoding DUF4179 domain-containing protein: MEQFRERQIKQYLQEEPRPNYDAMWTVIEQEASKRKLEQTPNSLGRSRKRWISAAVMASCFLIIGVPVFASVALNWDGLSGGKSITAALNQGYGQQYDKQALSEGVTMGLHGVVADDKKMKLLVSMDPDPTGTVFDAIEFEHIKITDASGKSVLLQGYLQYDEQSGKLLGIYEAPNELKGRKQYVLSAENLVFYQYAEVPLKSIPQTGQTILTDTSRYPSLDIESVQRSKGQFIVRYNVKTTEANAEHWDPHLILKTNKGGTDQGVRTILPHEGSGLLIQQEFELSEQEWTEAEFDFSYLREVSRVKGSWQIDFEADGKKAAEVLLSRKLLNNAEFEHITGKALQKLIITPLEIRIAYLEDQSMERMKEGSVWYDTVRLEVDGKEIEGVFYLLGDGPNNYQHVYQFSSPEWYKDWSDASLKLILKDPVVTKRDKSKNWVELHQPNKEKQYVEMKVEDFYVKFTYYMDGKDLVVESESDDPHFKGISQTMLRVAGEDVYPKMAPSGPNSSGTKVERYENLNISETLELNPGFYRYFDSARDIEIPLIETKS
- a CDS encoding RNA polymerase sigma factor; the encoded protein is MNDRELFEAFKEQVYRLCYYMLQNRGDAEDVCQEVFVKAILADRSQIRELRPWLLRIAANECNSLLRRRRKGWTKETLAYILSRPQISNPVEESYDHRETRTAFHGLISSLPDKIRIVVILRFANELTVPEISKVIEIPEGTVKSRLNRGLGLLRNKLGPIEKQKKKGEDLEWSNSVNAK
- a CDS encoding SDR family oxidoreductase — protein: MKLQNQVAIVTGAASGMGKQIALLFAKEGAKVAVSDLNLDGANATVEEITSQDGTAFAIKTNVAVEEDIQNLVDTTVKTYGTVDVLVNNAGIMDNMEPAGDVTDEQWDRIFAVNTTSVMRTTRKVLPVFLEKQKGVIVNVASVGGLQGARAGVAYTASKHAVIGFTKNTGFMYAMQGIRCNAIAPGGVETNIGASMTGINQFGASRQQLGMAINPRTGKAEEIAKIALFLASEDSSFVNGTVVSADAGWTAY
- a CDS encoding cellulase family glycosylhydrolase gives rise to the protein MKKRRSSKVILSLAIVVALLAAVVPNAALAAAPPSAMQSYVEAMQPGWNLGNSLDAVGADETAWGNPRITKELIQNIAAQGYKSIRIPVTWDSHIGAAPNYQIEAAYLNRVQEVVQWALDANLYVMINVHHDSWLWISKMESQHDQVLARYNAIWTQIANKFKNSPSKLMFESVNEPRFTDGGTTDEAKQQKMLDELNVSFFNIVRNSGGQNATRPLVLSTLEASPTQERMTALYNTMTKLNDKNLIATVHFYGFWPFSVNIAGYTKFDAETQNDIITTFDNVYNTFVAKGIPVVVGEYGLLGFDKNTGVIEQGEKLKFFEFFAQYVKQKSISTMLWDNGQHFNRTSFKWSDPDLFNMIKASWTGRSSTASSDLIHVKQGTAVKDTSVQLNLNGNTLTSLSVNGTTLKSGTDYTLNGSTLTFKASQLTKLTSSGKLGVNATIVAKFNRGADWKFNVVLYNTPKLSSTTGTTSSFAIPTAFNGDQLATMEAVYVNGGNAGPHNWTSFKEFETTFSPAYSEGKIKLQQAFFNEVNDATVTLKFHFWSGEIVNYTIKKSGLTVTGTAS
- a CDS encoding glycosyl hydrolase family 18 protein yields the protein MKKGLFGMLGKPGKVLPLLLVFTLLISLLPLAASAADRGAWAPNVSYAINDTVTYGGSTYRNIQSHTSLVGWEPPNVPALWQLVQGGGGGGDTAAPTAPANLKVSGVTSSSVTLTWSASSDNVGVTGYDVYQGSSVVLSVTGTTATVTGLAASTAYSFKVVAKDAAGNRSPASATVNATTAAGNGGGGGQLPKHTLTGYWHNFINNSSNLRVRDVPSQYDIIVLSFADMDPSKPGGVTFSVNPSLSSALGGYSNADLIADIQAKRAQGKKVIISIGGEQGNINLNNASPNVTNFVESMYGIITQFGLDGVDIDLEHGMNVANLTSAIRQLQQRVGSNFILTMAPQTIDMQNQNTSYMQLYNNLKDITSVINVQYYNSGCMLGRDGKCYSQGTVDFLTALSDLTLQWVAPSQLGIGVPATPSAAGGGYVSPTVVNNALNCLATGNGCGSYKPVAKYPDIRGAMTWSINWDATTNYSLANTVKPFLNTLP
- a CDS encoding sensor histidine kinase, producing MMRFIQSSIRNKLILLLLFSVVVPVATSNIITYVYTKNSLKNQAIDINKKLISEGRENLLNYLDTIENSTFTLYSNATLENILNRGWTDNQSESYIMTAMQLVSRSAEGIHQVYLSVDSNNRSYLLYKDTYTKGFTNHPPILDEQITPYVAYVESTHESHNFELKPVTSADSKMVFTIHRPLYMIPSTERIGIISVDVKLDIVENLVARLFDSKKEELYILDKEGRVVYTSGDSKVGEILTEAWAQNIAMSTETLGSLELKTAEFSGITIFSKLESSMVDWTIVKRVPDVSLYANARQLGLINSWVAIIFLVIALVAIVVVSDRFTKPIKELIRWSNAIQAGKLEETISINRMDEIGSLARRFKSMMQTINDLILRGYKLSLANKTNELKILQSQINPHFMYNSLQSIGALALEYNVPKVYMLLMSMGQIMHYSMNSKETTVPLAKEMEYVNYYLVLQKQRFEDDLHFDMHIDNDTKNITVPKMIVQPIVENYFKHGKHSSAQAGHITIHTYLNEEVLIIVVEDNGGGIPEERLNQLRHELSRIQNSAIDRAEHIGLMNVLNRLRLYHGNQAGLELNNLENGGLKVTILIPLWSNDEEESTKSST